Part of the Echeneis naucrates chromosome 18, fEcheNa1.1, whole genome shotgun sequence genome is shown below.
TGTGACAATAGGTCAAAGTCGTGGCTCATAGCTTGTGTTGGGTTGCAGGTGTAGTTTGCTAGCAGCTAGGCTAGCTTTAGACACTGCCAACACATTGGTGAATATGGCTTTAGGGTTTTGCTTCAGGTAAGCTCCATCAGTGGTTTGTTGCTCCTGATGCAGCCGTTTTGCTTgaattatgtgtttttttttttttttgtctttcagtgtggccttgctgctgtctgtgttggCAACTGTGACCTGTGAAGACATTCCCCATGGTAAAAAGTAAATCTTAACTTCCAGGCTTGCAGATATATTTGGTCCATTCTGACTTGTTGTTCGTTCATACAGGAGTTCTTCATATGGAGTGTCGGGATCGTTTCTTCATGATGGCTGTTGATCTCTCCTTTGCGGGAGAGGAACCTCACTTTGAGGCTGTTGGTGAGTCCTGCTGAGCTTCATTGTAAACTGCCAAGCATGAATTGAAGTGTCAAATCAATGTAGTTGCTCTGTTTTGCCTCAGTCAATATGATCGTCTTTCAGATGAAACAGGTGTGTACCCCATCACTGAGCAGTATGCTGCTGAGTGTGGCTACACCGTCAGTATTCTCCCTCTACGGGGCCAAATGGAGCTCAGAGCCTCTTACTTCAGCTGCCACACTGACAAAGTATGTACAAATGGCATAAAGAGGTTTTCTTAAGTTTGAActtgatgcatttttaatttttttctaaattgtgCCTCGTTCTGGGTCTCTCAGGATGCGGACGTGTTTACATTCAACTTCAACCTGATTGTGAACCATGAAGACATGGTTGTCTATGCCTTGAACAAGACCTGTTCTCCTGCTCTCCCCTGGTCTCCCAGAGAGGTTACCTGTGAGGAGAACTACATGGAGGTAAGATTTGTCACATCTCGTAATGATGGTTCAGTTTTAGGTTCTTGCTAATTGTGGCTTGTTCAGGTGTCTCTGAAGAGTGAAGTCACTTGTCCATCGCAGACAATGAAAGATGACTGGGGTAGTGCTCTAAAGCCTGTAAGTGTGACTGATTCTTGTTACTGTGGCTGCATTAACAGAATGCACAAGTTAAAATGCAGTATTCGACTTTCTTTCAGGCCTACTCCTCTGCCACTTCAGACTGGCAGGTGGTGTTCCAGAGAGACGAGGTGCAATTGATGCCCGTGAGCCTCTCTGAGGCTCGTGAACATGGCTACGTGTTTGATGTGACAGATGGGAGGCTGGTCTTTCGTACTCCATATGGACAACCTGACTCACTCAGCACTGAGGTAAACCATGGCAGCATCTGCAAGAACTGTAAGGGCTGAGTGGCTTTAGGCAGCAGAAAgatgttggtttttattttttttttaaataaaacatttttgcagaGCATGTTTAATTGGAGTCTCTCTCCAGGTGAATGGTGTTCCAGTAGAGGTTGTCCATGCAACTCTGTTCTCCAGACAAAGCTGGGTTGTCCTCATGGTCGACTTGGTGACTGCTTGCTCCATGCGTTAGTATCAATTGTTTTAATgctataactttttttttttttttttttttaaaaagacctTGACAAATGAGTAACTTGGCATAAAATCAACAGATGAAGCTTCATATGATGATGGATACATAATGTGGGAGACTCCTGAAGTGCCCTTCCTGCTGGTGTCTGGATTACAAGACGTGCAGGTCAACATTGGTGTGAATGGTGAACTTCTGGAGCAGCCAGTGGCAGAGGAGAGAGGCTACACTGTGGAGAGGCACAACACCACAGTCCAGATCAGCATCCCTTACAATGCTGAAGGAGGATACAGGAAGGTTGGCTGACAAGACCCATAAGTCACTGTTCAGGTTTAGACAGGATGGCTTAACTTTTTCTCCCCTCCCCAGAGCTATGTGCTTGACGGTGAGCTGCTTGAGTCCTATGTCTTTCATCTCTACTTGGAGCAAATCTTGGCGGGTGAGGATCATATTGACACCAGGCTTCGTCTCCAGAGGACACTGTCCACTCCTCCACTCCTGCGCCCTGTTTTCACTGAAGACAGTAAGTCCAGTAAGACCCAGTTGCCGCCTTTTTTGTCTCAAACATCATGTAATGGCTCTTTATTTCAGGAACAGCTCAGGAGGAACTTGTGTTCACTGTCTATCTGGGAGACGTCCCTGCAGATGTTGAACTAGCTGCTGTTGAGTTGAATGGACACAAATTTCCAGTGCCATTTCCCAATGCTAGCAGCTTCACAATCACTAAAGCTGATCATCCCAACAACACCCATAGCTACACTCTGACGGTGCCCTTTAACAGCCCAGTTGTTGTCCAGCAGGTACTGTAAAGGTGTTGTAGCAGATGCCTTTAAATGTTCACCTGGTTTATCGCTCATCTTGGCTCAGTCAGAATCCCCCTTTTCTGTCTCCTAGTTCTCCAGTGAAGATGCTGTTATGCAGCACAGGCTGGACATTAACTACACACTGACAGTTCTGCCTGAAAATGAGCTGCACTACCACCCAACATCAGTCATGGCAGTAACAGATGTCTGTAAGTCAACAAGCCAGTATTTAGACTGGGTCAAGTCAGCTTGCCTGGAGCAGCTATCATTAATTATACCGTCTCTAACAGCTCCTCCAGTCtttgctgctgtctgctctgaGTCTGGCATCAGCTTTAAACTGGACCACCGGCCTTTTGACTACCTGTGGTACATCACTATCGGCTCTGACCTGCTGACGCCAGAGCTGGCTGCCCAGCACGGCTACATCATGAGCAACGACAGCCAGAGTCTGCTGCTCGATGTGCCGCTCTACACTAATGGATACAAATACAAGGCAGGATGAAGAAAATCACTAAGTGAACTTAAGCTGTAGATGCCTCATGTCTGAATGAGAgcatgtgggtttttttttttttttttttttttgcaggacaTTACTCTGAAGGGCTTCCTTGGTACTTTTGAGATCCTTGTGAGGGATCATGAGACATCAGAGGTCCGGAGCTCAACTGTCAAGACCTGTCCGTTCACCAGCACTGAACTGATCAGTAAGAACATCCTTTTCTTTATTGTATGGATGATTGTTTCGAACATGTAGCTGACAAGTGACTTGTCCCTGCAGTGTGTTCAACTGATGGGAAGATGACTGTGGTGGCTGACTTGTCTCTGGCTGCCAAAAGTGGCTTGATCCCAGCTAGAGCCAACCTTGTAGACAAATACTGTGGCCCCAAAGAAGCAGATGACACCAGGGCTCTCTTCTCGTTCCCCCTCAACAGCTGTGGCTCCCTAGTCAAGGTAATGCTgctcaacatacacacacatccttaGATTCACCTGTAACAACCAactgccacaaaaacaaatccttATTTTCCAGCTTGGCAAGGAGTATGTGACCTACGAAAATGAGATTTTCTTCAGCAAGAAGTCACGCTCTTGGAAGAATCCAGGCTACAGCCAAGTCACTGAGCGGTAAAACACTTCAGCCTGCAAGTGTTTAGGTTACTTACCCTTTAACATTGTGAGGCTCAAGGTGTTTGTAATGTCTCACAGGGTCGTCATACAGTGCACATATCCTCTGGCTGGCCTCTACCGTCTGTTCTCAGCATACATGTTTGAGTCTGACACAGTTGGTGTGGGCCGGCTCATCCATTCAGCACACTCGTCTCAAGGTATGAGTCTCACTGATCAGTCTCAGCACTTGGTGAGTTGCTTGCTGATTTACTGTCTGTCCTTTAGATGTGCTGGGTCCCACTGTTGAGCCCCTTAAAGTACTTCAGACTCCAGTGCCAACCACCAGACTTGCTGTCAGACCTGGTTACCGTCCTCCAGTTCAGCTTATCAAAGTATCAAGCTATCTGAAGGATCTCTCCAAGAAGGGTTAGTATCCGTAAATCAAAGGTGGTGAAATTTCAAGATGTCCTTACatcctttttctcttcacagGTGCTCGAGGTTCTTCACAAGTCAAAATGAATGCTATCTTATCTTGATGGATTTGAcccttgtttattttaaaacaatcttATTAAACTGGTTTCTTCAAATACTAAGTCTTCTTTGGATCTTGTGGATGGTGATCTTAACTTCTGGAACATGACTTGACTCTGCTCCTTTAATCAACTTCAGCAGTTTAATATCACTTTCTCTTAAAACATTAGATGAACAGTTCAGACTGTACCAAGGGATGCAGCAACTTAATGTTACTACTCCAAGCTCTCCCTTATGTGGACACTAAATGTCTTAATGGCTGAGGTGATGCTTAGTTGAGGCAAGCATTCATGTCTCAACCATAAAATTGCAACCTGTGTAATAGGTTACATTTAACTGCCTTtcaatttgaattattttaaatcagCTTATGTGTACTTAAATACTGTTTTCTATGTAACAAATGTAGGACTCATAATGTGGAGACCACCCCTTTAAAGttgcacccccccccaaatTTAGAGCAGGTACCTAAACCATTTGTACTGCAGTCCAGGGCCAGAGTAGCTGTAATTATGCCCTTAATGGTGACAGGCAGACTTATAAAAGATGCATCTGGTTGTGTGAAACTGACTTAATATCAGCAACTGACTCTGGATGAGCTATGTAAGGATATTTCTATAAACAGGAAAGGTCTAATGTTGGAAGTTTGCTATATGACAAAGTCAAGGTGCACTTGAGACCACTGAGCCAGCACACACCAGGTCCCTCTTCTGCTTCCTTTATTTCACATGTATCAAAACTAGTCATTGTTGGTTCTGGGCTCTATTAAACTTAATCTCTGCAGCCAACAATTCAAGTTACAACTCCTAAATCCCCATGACATTTAAACTTGCAATATACCTAACCCCAGATGTAACTGACCCAGTAGTCAATGGTAACAGCTGTTTCATGTCATTACCTTCACAAATACAAGGTTAATCTTCCATGACTCAGACTGCACAGGAGGCCCCTCAGTCCTTGATTATTCAGAGCAAAGCATCACTGAGTAGCTTCTGACTCCATGGGGTCACTCAGCACTGAAACTTTGTAGTTTCATTTGCTGTGTGCGCCCAAAAGCACTTAATGGCAAACCTGAGTACTAGGGGTTGAGTTGCTTTACATTTTCCAGAACAGTTAAGGACAAGGAGGGGCTCAGTGGCTGCAAAGCAGATACCTAGTGACTGCACTGGTAAATGTTAGAGCCCCACCAGCTTGAGCATGTGGTCATCACCACCTTTACTGGTGAGAGTGTCTCACAAAGCCCATGCATAGTCAGGAAGAGTCAACTGGAACAATCTACAAGTTCAGCATGTCATGTCACCACACTTGTCAAGTTGAATAtctatttgaaaaaataaaaagcactcAAGTGGTATGCTATAACATGTTTAGCATTTCTCCCAAATTGCTGTCCAACTAACCCTGAATGAGGTCAACTTGTCATTGTTTGAGTAAAAgcccaagtttttttttttgggtaaaaacacagtttaatgagatttgacattaaaatgaaaccaaGGTCACATTCCCTCAAAGCATGGCAggattcattttgatttgtgaaGATGCTCTTGCTCctgtgaagagaaaaaggatGTAAGGACATCTTGAAATTTCACCACCTTTGATTTACAGATACTAACCCTTCTTGGAGAGATCCTTCAGATAGCTTGATACTTTGATAAGCTGAACTGGAGGACGGTAACCAGGTCTGACAGCAAGTCTGGTGGTTGGCACTGGAGTCTGAAGTACTTTGAGGGGCTCAACAGTGGGACCCAGCACATCTAAAGGACAGACAGTAAATCAGCAAGCAACTCACCAAGTGTTGAGACTGATCAGTGAGACTCATACCTTGAGATGAGTTTGCTGAATGGATGATCCGGCCCACACCAACTGTGTCAGACTCAAACATGTATGCTGAGAACAGACGGTGGAGGCCAGCCAGAGGATATGTGCACTGTATGACGACCCTGTGAGACATTACAAACACCTTGAGCCATCACAATGTTAAAGGGTAAGTAACCTAAACACTTGCAGGCTGAAGTGTTTTACCGCTCAGTCACTTGGCTGTAGCCTGGATTCTTCCAAGAGCGTGACTTCTTGCTGAAGATAATCTCATTTTCGTAGGTCACATACTCCTTGCCAAGCTGGAAAATaaggatttgtttttgtggcagtTGGTTGTTACAGGTGAATCtaaggatgtgtgtgtatgttgagcAGCATTACCTTGACTAGGGAGCCACAGCTGTTGAAGGGGAACGAGAAGAGAGCCCTGGTGTCATCTGCTTCTTTGGGGCCACAGTATTTGTCTACGAGGTTGGCTCTAGCTGGGATCAAGCCACTTTTGGCAGCCAGAGACAAGTCAGCCACCACAGTCATCTTCCCATCAGTTGAACACACTGCAGGGACAAGTCACTTGTCAGCTACATGTTCGAAACAATCATCCATACAATAAAGAAAAGGATGTTCTTACTGATCAGTTCAGTGCTGGTGAACGGACAGGTCTTGACAGTTGAGCTCCGGACCTCTGATGTCTCATGATCCCTCACAAGGATCTCAAAAGTACCAAGGAAGCCCTTCAGAGTAATGTCCTGCAAAAAACCCCACATGCTCTCATTCACATATTCAGACATGACACATCTACAGCTTAAGTTCACTTAGTGATTTTCTTCATCCTGCCTTGTATTTGTATCCATTAGTGTAGAGCGGCACGTCAAGCAGCAGACTCTGGCTGTCGTTGCTCATGATGTAGCCGTGCTGGGCAGCCAGCTCTGGTGTCAGCAGGTCAGAGCCGATAGTGATGTACCACAGGTAGTCAAAAGGCCGGTGGTCCAGTTTGAAGCTGATGCCAGACtcagagcagacagcagcaaaGACTGGAGGAGCTGTTAGAGATGGTATAATTAATGATAGCTGCTCCAGGCAGAGCTGGCTTGACCCAGTCTAAATACTGGCTTGTTGACTTACAGACATCTGTTACTGCCATGACTGATGTTGGGTGGTAGTGCAGCTCATTTTCAGGCAGAACTGTCAGTGTGTAGTTAATGTCCAGCCTGTGCTGCATAACAGCATCTTCACTGGAGAACTAGGAGACAGAAGAGGGGGATTCTGACTGAGCCAAGATGAGCGATAAACCAGGTGAACATTTAAAGGCATCTGCTACAACACCTTTACAGTACCTGCTGGACAACAACTGGGCTGTTAAAGGGCACCGTCAGAGTGTAGCTATGGGTGTTGTTGGGATGATCAGCTTTAGTGATTGTGAAGCTGCTAGCATTGGGAAATGGCACTGGAAATTTGTGTCCATTCAACTCAACAGCAGCTAGTTCAACATCTGCAGGGACGTCTCCCAGATAGACAGTGAACACAAGTTCCTCCTGAGCTGTTCCTGAAATAAAGAGCCATTACATTATGATGTTTGAGACAAAAAAGGCAGCAACTGGGTCTTACTGGACTTACTGTCTTCAGTGAAAACAGGGCGCAGGAGTGGAGGAGTGGACAGTGTCCTCTGGAGACGAAGCCTGGTGTCAATATGATCCTCACCCGCCAAGATTTGCTCCAAGTAGAGATGAAAGACATAGGACTCAAGCAGCTCACCGTCAAGCACATAGCTCTGGGGAGGGGAGAAAAAGTTAAGCCATCCTGTCTAAACCTGACCAGTGACTTATGGGTCTTGTCAGCCAACCTTCCTGTATCCTCCTTCAGCATTGTAAGGGATGCTGATCTGGACTGTGGTGTTGTGCCTCTCCACAGTGTAGCCTCTCTCCTCTGCCACTGGCTGCTCCAGAAGTTCACCATTCACACCAATGTTGACCTGCACGTCTTGTAATCCAGACACCAGCAGGAAGGGCACTTCAGGAGTCTCCCACATTATGTATCCATCATCATATGAACCATCATCTGTGGATTTTACACCACAAGATTattcgggttttttttttttttaaaaaaggcagTCATAGCATTAAGCAATTGAGATACTAACGGATTGAGCAAGCAGTCACCAAGTCGACCATGAGGACAACCCAGCTTTGTCTGGAGAACAGAGTTGCATGGACAACCTCTACTGGAACACCATTCACCTGGAGAGAGACTCCAATTAAACATGCTCTGGATTGAGAGCTCAACTAGACATACTAGTCAGCCAGTTACCTCAGTAGTGAAGGAGTCAGGCTGTCCATAGGGAGTACGAAATACAAGCCTTCCAGTCGTCAGGTCAAATATGTAGCCCTGCCTTTGAGCCTCAGAGAGGTTCATGGGCACCAACGCTTGCTCCATCCTCTGGAACATCACCTGCCAGTCTGAGGTGGCTGCTTTGTATGActagagagaaaaagacatgcATCATAAACATGCAAGTGGTTAAGCCACCCCACTCCCAAGAGCCAGCCAACATACAGTTTCCACAGCAGCATCCCAGTCATCACTCTCCATCCCACTTGGGCAAGAAACATCACTGCTTACAGACACCTAGAGAGAAAACAGGGTTAGCAAGCAGCACTAAAGTAATCACTTATTTATAAAACCCTAATCAAGCTTACTTCCATATAATTCTCCTCACAGGTAACCTCTCTGTAAGACCACGGTAGAGCGGGAGTACAGGTCTCATTGAAGGTATAGATAACCTCATTCCCGCCATTGTTTGCGATGAGTTGAAACTTGAATGTGAACAAGTCATCATCCTGAAATAATAGAGAATGCTACAGTTTAAACTGCAGTGAGAGTCACCTCTTCAGTAATCCAGTTGCTGGATaaagttacacaaaaaaaaaaaaaaaaaaaaaaagtacgcACTTTATTATCAGTGTGGCAGCTGAAGTAAGAGGCTCTGAGCTCCATTTGGCCCCGTAGAGGGAGAACACTGACGGTGTAGCCACACTCAGCAGCATACTGCTCAGTGATGGGGTACACACCTGTTCCATCTGGGAGACAAACACCAGTTATCGTGGCCAAAATTTACAAGCCTACACAGTTGGAGCTAGCTTTAGGACCCAGCTGACTATAACTGAGCGCTCTGTTTGTGCAGCACTTTCCTCACCACTCCTACTGTAGGCAGCCATTACAGGATGCAGCACTCACCCACAGCCATGAAGTGAGACTCATTCCCAATGAATGAGAGATCAACAGCTATCATGAAGTAACGCTCACGACACTCCATATGAAGAACTCCTGCATGAACAAGCCAGTTAGTCATGAACCTGTTTGCAGCTGCAGACTGTTGTTTCAGCCCACTTTTGTTTCTCACCATCAGGAATAGGATCACAGTTTCCAGTGGGCCACACAAACAGGAGCAAGGCTAAACTGCAAGACAAGACCAAGGATCAGCCAGAATCTCCAGCAACAGGCTGAAACTAAATGAGCCATAAAACACCTTACCCAAGGCAACACACATGAGCCATAGTCACTGATATGCTGGCAGTGTCTAAAGCTAGCCTGGCTTCTAGCAAACGACACCTGCTGACTGACACACTGACGCACCTCTGTGCTTAATCTATCCTGCTCACACTGATACCCTGTGGTGTGGGTTCCTCCGCCAGTTTTTATAAGGCAGTTTATTCCCTGCCAGATCAGAGGCCTTCGGGCGCTTCAGCCACATGTGTTGCTTTTTAGCAATCAAAGCTTTCAATTAGCTGCACCTGCTGAGGTTTGGTTTGACACCCCCTCCTTCACCAACCTCATGGCTCAGGAAGAAATGTTATAAAAGCTGCCGGAGCCCACAGCACATGGCATTAGTGTGGCCACAATATCCCAAGTGCTTGGttcatgcttctttttttttttttttggttcgcAGGTGTAGTTTGCTAGCAGCTAAGTTAGCTTTAGACACTGCCAACACATCAGTGCTTATGGCTTTGGGGATTCCCCTTAGGTGAGGTGTTCATCTGGTAAATTAACAGGCTACTAAACATATCTGCTTTCAAATGATTTTACTTTTGTCTTCCAGTGTGgccctgctgctgtcagtgtgctTATCGGGAGAGTCTGAACACATTCCCGATGGTGAATacatgttctttgtttattgGCTGACAGTAAATTGTAGGTGATCGTTATTGAGCGCTTAACTTGGTCACACAGGAGTTCTTCATATGGCGTGTCGGGATCGTTTCTTCATGATGGCCGTTGATCTCTCCTTCATCGGAGAGGAACCTCACTTTGAGGCTGTTGGTGAGTACATTTACCTGCAGCATCTCCAAAATGAATAACCAACTTAATCACCTACATTGGTCTGAATTGAGGAAATGCACTTGTACATAATGTTATGTGATATTTGTCTCCCAGATGAAACAGGTGTGTACCCCATCACTGAGCCGTATGCAGCAAAGTGTGGCTACACTGTCAGTGTTCTCCCTCTTCAGGGCCTCGTGGTGCTCCGAGCCTCTTACTTCAGCTGTCACACTGACAACAAAGTATGCACGAAGATGCAAATGCACAATGTTTATAGGCTTTCTGTGGTACAGCGGcagttgtgttattttgtctGTATCTCAGGATGATGAATTGTTCACATTCAACTTCAAACTGATTGTGACGCATGAAGGAAAGGAGGTGACCTATGCCTTGAACAAGACCTGTTCTATAGCTCTCCCCTGGTCTCTGAGAGAGATCACATGTGAGGAGAACTACATGGAGGTAAACTTTGTTACATCTCGGATTATTTTATGCATAGGAGACATTTGAATGTTAAACTATGATTTCTCTGTAGGTGTCTGTAAGGAGTGAAATCCCATGTCCATCTGGGACTGAGGAAGAGGACTGGGATGTTGTTAAACATGTAGGTTCTCAGTCAATTGAAAGACACGGATGTTGAATGTCCAATCCTGTAGCCactttttgattgattgatttccAGGCACATGGCTCCACCACATCAGACTGGCAGGTAATGtttcagagagcagaggagcagctgaTGCCCATGAAGCTCTCTGAGGCTCGTAAGCAGGGTTACATATTTGACATCACGCATGGGCGGCTTGTTTTTCGTATGCCGTATGGACAACCTGACTCATTCAGCACTGAGGTAAAGGGCTCATCCATAATGTTGGCACGGCATTTAGTCCAAAACATGTCTTGATGTCTTTGGTTTTTTCGTTTCCTTGTCTTTGTGTAGGTGAATGGTGTTCCAGTAGAGGTTGTCCATGCGACTCTGTTCTCCAGACAACGCTGGGTTGTCGTCATGGTCGACTTGGTGACTGCTTGTTCCATgggtcagttttattttttactactAACCTTTCATTTATGACCAGGTGGACTTGTAATACTGGCCATTTTCTAAACAGATGAAGGCTCATATGACAATGGAGCCATAGTGTGGGAGACTCCTGAGGTGCTGCACCGGCTGTTGTCTGGTCTGCATGATGTGAGGGTCCAAATTGGTGTGGATGGAGAACTCATGGAGCAACCAGTTGCAGAGAAGAGAGGCTACACTGTGGAAAATCACAACACCACAATCCAGATCAGCATCCCCTATAATGCTGAAGGAGGCTATAGGAAGGTCAGAAAGCACTGGTGGAAGCTGTCTTATCGTTTTAGATGACTTGTAAAGTACAAGCTGGTTGGTTTTGAAGTATTGGTCAACATGTGAGATGTCTTGTAATCTGACTGCAGTTGAATGTGTCCAACAGAGCTCTGTGATGGATGGCCTCTATGAATTTTACAGCTTTAACTTGTACTTGGAGCAAATCTTGGTGGATGCGGGCCATGTTGAGACGAGGCTCAGGTTTCACAGGACACTggcctctcctctgctgccccACCACATTTTCACTGCTAACCAAACAGCCCTGGAAGAGCGACTGTTCACCATCTACCTGGGAAACGTCCCTGAAGATGTTCAGCTGACTGCTGTTGATTTAAATGGACATAAATGTCAAGTGCCATTTACAAATACAAGCAGCCACATGATCACTACAGTTGTTCATCCCAACAACACCCATGGCTACACTCTGAAAGTTCCTTTTGATGACCCAGTAGTCATACAGCAGGTAAAGGTTTGAGGTTTTTTGGTTTATACATACTTTAACAGCGTCCTTTCTACCAGATGGGATCAGTGACCTAATCATGTTCTGTGTTGTAGTACTCCAAAGCAGATGCAGTTCTTCACCACAAGCTGAACATCAATTACACATTGGTGGTTATCCCTGAAAATTCAACTTTTCACCACCTCACAACTGTTGTTGCATCATTTGCTGATGTTTGTAAGTTCAAGACATCAAAATGTCTACTAGCTGGCTTGTTCTTGGTCAAGCCAGCTCTGCCTGGAGCAGCTATCATTAATTATACCGTCTCTAACAGCTCCTCCAGTCtttgctgctgtctgctctgaGTCTGGCATCAGCTTCAAACTGGACCACCGGCCTTTTGACTACCTGTGGTACATCACTATCGGCTCTGACCTGCTGACACCAGAGCTGGCTGCCCAGCACGGCTACATCATGAGCAACGACAGCCAGAGTCTGCTGCTTGACGTGCCGCTCTACACTAATGGATACAAATACAAGGCAGGATGAAGAAAATCACTAAGTGAACTTAAGCTGTAGATGCCTCATGTCTGAATATGGGAAATGAGAgcatgtgggtgttttttttttttttttttttttttttttttttttttgcaggacaTTACTCTGAAGGGCTTCCTTGGTACTTTTGAGATCCTTGTGAGAGATCATGAGACATCAGAGGTCCAGAGCTCAACTGTCAAGACCTGTCCGTTCACCAGCACTGAACTGATCAGTAAGAACATCCTTTTCTTTACTGTGTGGACAGATTTTTCTACTTTAAATGGATATGAAGTTGAAACTTGCTCTGCAGTGTGTTCAACAGATGGGAAGGTGACTGTGGTGGCTGACGTGTCTGGAGGGATCCCTGCAAGAACGACCCTCATAGACAAATCCTGTAGACCTAAAAAAGTAGACGAGACCAGagctctcttctctttctcactcaaCAGCTGTGGATCCACAGTGAAGGTATGACTGATTCCCATTTAACAACACAGGACAATCCTTTCATTCTGACTGTTGCTGAAGTCGGtggttaat
Proteins encoded:
- the zpax4 gene encoding zona pellucida protein AX 4 — its product is MCSDSPDKHTDSSRATLEDKNGTGVYPITEQYAAECGYTVSVLPLRGQMELRASYFSCHTDNKDDDLFTFKFQLIANNGGNEVIYTFNETCTPALPWSYREVTCEENYMEVSVSSDVSCPSGMESDDWDAAVETSYKAATSDWQVMFQRMEQALVPMNLSEAQRQGYIFDLTTGRLVFRTPYGQPDSFTTEVNGVPVEVVHATLFSRQSWVVLMVDLVTACSIHDGSYDDGYIMWETPEVPFLLVSGLQDVQVNIGVNGELLEQPVAEERGYTVERHNTTVQISIPYNAEGGYRKSYVLDGELLESYVFHLYLEQILAGEDHIDTRLRLQRTLSTPPLLRPVFTEDRTAQEELVFTVYLGDVPADVELAAVELNGHKFPVPFPNASSFTITKADHPNNTHSYTLTVPFNSPVVVQQFSSEDAVMQHRLDINYTLTVLPENELHYHPTSVMAVTDVSPPVFAAVCSESGISFKLDHRPFDYLWYITIGSDLLTPELAAQHGYIMSNDSQSLLLDVPLYTNGYKYKDITLKGFLGTFEILVRDHETSEVRSSTVKTCPFTSTELIMCSTDGKMTVVADLSLAAKSGLIPARANLVDKYCGPKEADDTRALFSFPFNSCGSLVKLGKEYVTYENEIIFSKKSRSWKNPGYSQVTERVVIQCTYPLAGLHRLFSAYMFESDTVGVGRIIHSANSSQDVLGPTVEPLKVLQTPVPTTRLAVRPGYRPPVQLIKVSSYLKDLSKKG
- the LOC115059278 gene encoding uncharacterized protein LOC115059278; its protein translation is MASVWKHGYHILSDQETVLCGYTVLISAVGDLVLRASFLACHVHTQMGTDYHLRVWLVNLQADGKVGLYPFQLFCSFQGRWSTREIVCEENYMEVSIQLPFLTVKSKNDKKESRRADMAVMFQRGNQTGENVVVLSLAEAAALHFHISLSDSRLILRCPYSSPFSYFMKVSGMDLEVVSATVLYRLQSVLLAVDTTVACAQNKATTDGPDLLWTVPFVLSPLIHGKFRDRGMWVGVNGKALADSEIKKRRYKIRLQEGQVEVRIPTGAPGGHIKSGVVRGQYVQSMSVDLFFMSQWGDDRWPLTQYRSLRMLKTPAIRQTLILTKNTVPSGEVISVTLGPFASDVHLKKVTIDGGGDLLTWTPGRQTQTDTDLAVSRLSHINGSFSYQLSFLLSHPKIIPKYIGAGYVTYSLTFTFTLNISPNEEEFYHRVTIEHSAEYTAPRSPRLEGKCTESSVLVLLYHGANGDQGELQWELFLGARKLEWDLVGMVDFVVEAQEDYLTVEIPLYSAGMKYEELTLQGLVAGVEVSVVEAESLKTVPPTHPNQTALLDPSCVPTETDSARALFSFSVDSCGTVVTAEGNFLVYENQISYNQNFLPLDDPVIHRDSPYRLTIRCRYPSNGTSILSIQHPVYSSLDLSPTMPVQRTRRDDANTGVLHMECRDRFFMMAVDLSFAGEEPHFEAVDETGVYPITEQYAAECGYTVSILPLRGQMELRASYFSCHTDKDADVFTFNFNLIVNHEDMVVYALNKTCSPALPWSPREVTCEENYMEVSLKSEVTCPSQTMKDDWGSALKPAYSSATSDWQVVFQRDEVQLMPVSLSEAREHGYVFDVTDGRLVFRTPYGQPDSLSTEVNGVPVEVVHATLFSRQSWVVLMVDLVTACSMHEASYDDGYIMWETPEVPFLLVSGLQDVQVNIGVNGELLEQPVAEERGYTVERHNTTVQISIPYNAEGGYRKSYVLDGELLESYVFHLYLEQILAGEDHIDTRLRLQRTLSTPPLLRPVFTEDRTAQEELVFTVYLGDVPADVELAAVELNGHKFPVPFPNASSFTITKADHPNNTHSYTLTVPFNSPVVVQQFSSEDAVMQHRLDINYTLTVLPENELHYHPTSVMAVTDVSPPVFAAVCSESGISFKLDHRPFDYLWYITIGSDLLTPELAAQHGYIMSNDSQSLLLDVPLYTNGYKYKDITLKGFLGTFEILVRDHETSEVRSSTVKTCPFTSTELIMCSTDGKMTVVADLSLAAKSGLIPARANLVDKYCGPKEADDTRALFSFPLNSCGSLVKLGKEYVTYENEIFFSKKSRSWKNPGYSQVTERVVIQCTYPLAGLYRLFSAYMFESDTVGVGRLIHSAHSSQGMSLTDQSQHLVLEVLHKSK